In Klebsiella quasivariicola, a genomic segment contains:
- the tolA gene encoding cell envelope integrity protein TolA, with translation MNLRAFSAPILTLVLLITACSNHTQKTNVRVMPGNDKSAEVDDLLGNLGSPTFPPEHSKIVVYAAQIRNAIVAEMYEPDAYKGKTCSIRIYLQPDGSVNSATAKEGDAKLCKAAISAITRAKIPAAPDNETYQRVKNAALDFRL, from the coding sequence ATGAATTTAAGAGCGTTCTCAGCCCCCATACTCACCCTGGTGCTACTTATAACAGCCTGTTCAAACCATACTCAAAAAACAAACGTCAGGGTAATGCCCGGCAACGATAAATCAGCGGAAGTTGATGATCTTTTAGGTAACCTAGGGTCTCCAACATTTCCCCCGGAGCATTCAAAAATAGTCGTATATGCAGCACAAATACGGAATGCCATTGTTGCCGAAATGTACGAACCCGATGCGTATAAAGGAAAAACCTGCTCTATTCGTATCTATCTTCAGCCTGATGGTTCAGTGAACAGTGCGACAGCAAAAGAGGGTGATGCAAAATTGTGTAAAGCAGCCATTTCAGCGATTACACGAGCGAAAATACCCGCCGCACCAGATAACGAAACATATCAGAGGGTCAAAAATGCCGCTCTTGATTTCAGACTATAG
- a CDS encoding thioredoxin fold domain-containing protein gives MSFFLKSLAAGVFTIASFSVGATTAPVLDTTPQMAYEDISRSLTELQPITFQSGVEKYKILVFVDNQCVYCSYVVKNIKKYTDAGLTMSFLTVVPSSIKDSVIEDMGRVWCASDRQKSFQNAMAGFLPDNDSSEKCKNLVIKQSELADRLGVTVTPAMVVLEPSVHTFLGSVSPDKILSELQ, from the coding sequence ATGAGTTTTTTTCTTAAATCATTAGCCGCAGGTGTTTTTACGATAGCCAGCTTCAGTGTTGGGGCTACAACTGCTCCTGTTTTAGACACAACGCCACAGATGGCCTATGAGGATATCTCTCGCTCCTTAACTGAATTGCAGCCGATTACGTTTCAGTCTGGAGTGGAAAAATATAAAATATTAGTTTTTGTAGATAATCAATGTGTTTATTGCAGCTATGTTGTAAAAAACATCAAGAAATACACTGATGCAGGGCTGACTATGTCATTTCTGACGGTGGTTCCATCATCCATCAAAGACTCAGTCATTGAAGATATGGGACGAGTATGGTGTGCATCAGATCGTCAGAAAAGTTTTCAAAATGCGATGGCCGGTTTTTTGCCAGACAATGATAGCTCAGAAAAATGTAAAAATCTGGTGATTAAACAATCTGAACTTGCTGATAGACTGGGCGTTACAGTAACTCCTGCTATGGTAGTGCTGGAGCCGTCTGTGCATACTTTCCTGGGTAGTGTTTCTCCAGATAAAATTCTCTCTGAACTCCAGTAA
- a CDS encoding ATP-dependent nuclease — translation MAVIRHISIQNFRSIRQAEWFPGSGLNCLIGPGDSGKSTFIDAIDLVLGARRSYTFSDADFYLMNSATPVCISVTLGQLDDGLRNLENYGRYLRGFNSETKEIHDEPLAGDETVLTLRMVVGADLEPDWCLFSERATVEGLEKRLLWKHREQLSPTRLGATSHHHLAWGNRSVLNKLSAEDFDISSTLAELSRQTRHNFAARQLPQLDNILTEVRTIANELGVQVGELKALLDVNGVSLSNSAISLHNSDNTPLRMLGTGSTRLLVSGLQKAVGGPGIILVDEAEYGLEPYRISRLLNQLGSRDDEPTSQVFITTHSPYVLRELKATQLCVLRKLEQPPPEPSHNFLTLSGDDKEQATLRACAEAFFSKAVIVGEGGTEVGFIRGLDLSRQRRGRTGFQDQGAFATDGGGGDNYFKRAEVFAQLGYRTALLKDSDITTPAHRQQTEHCRASGVTIFEWGNGFSTEAALLAWCPTETIRDIVLLAAGLNSQQQVDQHIHNCSQGAYNFDTCTGEPTEEMRTPVAHAAGKYGWFKTIGKAEDLAENIVGPVINQFSRPFKAIIRDLLAWAAENGDPR, via the coding sequence ATGGCTGTTATCCGCCACATAAGCATTCAGAATTTTCGCTCAATACGGCAGGCAGAATGGTTTCCAGGTTCAGGGCTGAATTGTCTGATAGGGCCTGGAGATTCAGGGAAATCGACCTTTATTGATGCTATTGACCTAGTACTCGGAGCGCGAAGATCGTACACATTCAGTGATGCGGATTTTTATCTCATGAATTCCGCTACTCCAGTCTGCATCAGTGTAACTCTCGGACAGCTTGATGACGGGCTTCGGAACCTTGAGAACTATGGGCGTTATCTTCGTGGTTTCAATAGCGAAACAAAGGAAATCCATGATGAACCTCTGGCAGGAGATGAAACCGTACTCACACTGAGAATGGTCGTTGGTGCAGATCTCGAACCAGACTGGTGCTTATTTTCAGAACGAGCAACAGTGGAAGGGTTAGAGAAAAGGTTACTGTGGAAGCACCGGGAGCAGTTAAGCCCTACTCGCCTTGGGGCAACCTCGCATCATCATCTGGCATGGGGCAACCGCTCAGTGCTGAATAAATTATCTGCAGAAGATTTTGATATCAGTTCAACGTTGGCCGAACTGTCCCGACAGACACGACACAACTTTGCTGCCCGGCAACTACCGCAGTTGGATAACATTCTTACCGAGGTTAGAACCATTGCAAATGAGTTAGGCGTTCAGGTTGGAGAACTTAAAGCGCTTCTGGACGTGAATGGTGTCTCCCTGTCTAACAGTGCGATCAGCCTGCATAACAGTGATAACACACCACTGAGAATGCTTGGTACAGGATCAACCCGATTGCTGGTGAGCGGGTTACAAAAAGCTGTCGGGGGGCCGGGGATCATACTGGTTGATGAAGCAGAGTACGGACTGGAGCCTTACAGGATCAGTCGACTCTTGAATCAACTGGGTTCTCGTGATGATGAACCTACTTCGCAGGTATTCATCACCACCCATTCCCCATATGTTCTCAGGGAACTCAAGGCAACCCAGCTCTGTGTGTTGCGGAAACTAGAACAACCGCCCCCAGAGCCTTCACACAATTTCCTGACACTAAGTGGGGACGATAAGGAACAAGCTACCTTAAGGGCCTGCGCTGAAGCCTTTTTCAGCAAAGCCGTAATTGTGGGCGAAGGTGGAACTGAGGTTGGTTTTATCAGAGGGCTGGACTTGTCCAGACAACGCAGGGGAAGAACAGGCTTTCAGGATCAGGGGGCCTTTGCTACAGATGGCGGCGGCGGGGACAATTATTTCAAACGCGCCGAGGTTTTTGCACAACTGGGATATCGTACTGCCTTATTAAAAGATTCAGATATCACGACACCTGCACACAGGCAACAGACAGAACATTGCCGGGCAAGCGGCGTTACCATTTTTGAATGGGGGAATGGTTTTTCAACAGAGGCTGCCCTGCTAGCTTGGTGTCCTACTGAGACTATCCGTGACATCGTTCTTCTTGCTGCGGGTCTGAACAGCCAACAACAAGTGGATCAGCACATTCATAACTGCTCCCAAGGGGCTTATAACTTTGACACATGCACAGGTGAACCGACAGAAGAAATGAGAACGCCAGTGGCTCACGCTGCTGGCAAATATGGCTGGTTTAAAACGATCGGGAAGGCTGAGGATCTAGCGGAGAATATCGTGGGTCCGGTCATCAATCAGTTTTCAAGACCATTCAAAGCAATTATAAGAGATCTGCTGGCGTGGGCAGCAGAAAACGGTGACCCACGATGA
- a CDS encoding UvrD-helicase domain-containing protein: MSVDAVLNASKGLIVAPAGCGKTHLITEALGFAQSKPYLVLTHTTAGVTALKKRLSRFAIPPRNYVVTTIDGWALKIAGCFPGLCPLGVGPENPTVFYPSLRRAVRDLVVNGNISEIITATYSRLLVDEYQDCNSEQHELTCALSCLLPTVVFGDPMQCIFNFSGPMPHWNQTVETFFPTLATLQTPWRWNNAQTPDLGQWLLEQRHRLLLRERIDLRSCPDYVRFRPLLRNHNDNIQRQQREYYSLLRQFPNDSVLVIGDSRRASSRHQFAQRINGIDVVEPVDLSDVIKMAASLDDANAANVMPRLLQAAAELMTNVGVSTTLRRISSIQAGRNRTAPSSLENALVALALAPTRQNIRTTLLLLEEKEETRVFRAGALHVLKDAINLSISSPDKSIRESASVIREQRRYQGEGRVSHRSIGSTLLLKGLECDHSVILDAGNMGATDLYVALSRGAKSVTIFSGRDEFTP; this comes from the coding sequence ATGAGTGTGGATGCCGTTTTAAACGCCAGTAAAGGCCTGATTGTAGCGCCAGCGGGATGTGGCAAAACCCACCTGATTACTGAAGCACTTGGTTTTGCGCAAAGTAAGCCGTATCTCGTGCTGACGCACACAACCGCAGGTGTAACGGCACTCAAAAAGCGACTGAGCCGTTTTGCAATTCCTCCGCGGAACTATGTTGTGACAACAATCGATGGATGGGCTCTGAAAATAGCTGGCTGCTTTCCGGGATTGTGTCCGCTCGGTGTGGGTCCTGAAAATCCAACCGTTTTTTACCCTTCTCTTCGCCGTGCCGTACGGGATTTGGTTGTTAACGGTAATATTAGCGAAATCATCACAGCTACTTATTCGCGTTTGCTGGTCGATGAATACCAGGACTGCAATAGCGAGCAACATGAACTGACTTGTGCGCTTTCATGTTTGCTACCAACGGTAGTCTTTGGTGACCCGATGCAGTGTATTTTCAACTTTAGCGGCCCTATGCCCCACTGGAACCAAACCGTTGAAACATTTTTCCCTACTCTGGCAACCTTACAAACGCCGTGGCGTTGGAACAATGCACAAACGCCAGATTTGGGACAGTGGCTCCTTGAGCAAAGACATCGATTACTTCTCCGGGAGCGTATCGACTTGAGGTCCTGTCCTGACTATGTACGTTTTCGGCCTCTTTTACGAAATCATAATGACAATATCCAGCGCCAGCAGCGCGAATATTACTCGCTGCTGCGACAGTTTCCCAACGACTCGGTTCTAGTTATAGGTGATTCACGAAGAGCGTCATCCAGGCATCAATTTGCACAACGAATCAATGGCATTGATGTTGTCGAACCGGTAGATCTGAGTGACGTGATAAAAATGGCTGCATCCCTTGACGATGCTAATGCTGCCAACGTGATGCCAAGGCTTTTACAGGCAGCAGCTGAGCTGATGACAAACGTTGGCGTTAGTACAACCTTACGAAGAATTAGTTCTATTCAGGCTGGACGAAACAGAACAGCCCCTTCTTCGCTTGAGAATGCATTGGTAGCACTTGCTCTGGCCCCAACCCGACAAAATATTCGAACGACACTCCTTTTGCTCGAAGAGAAGGAAGAGACACGCGTATTCAGGGCCGGAGCTCTGCACGTTCTAAAAGATGCGATAAATCTGTCCATCAGTTCACCTGACAAAAGCATTAGAGAGTCAGCATCAGTTATTCGTGAACAACGTAGATACCAAGGTGAAGGACGCGTATCGCACCGTTCAATAGGCTCAACTCTTCTTCTAAAAGGTCTGGAATGCGACCACTCGGTGATACTAGATGCGGGAAATATGGGGGCAACTGATTTGTATGTTGCGCTCTCAAGGGGAGCTAAATCTGTTACGATCTTCTCAGGTCGTGATGAGTTCACACCCTAA
- a CDS encoding TrlF family AAA-like ATPase, producing MKLFPNGSEWRKWDLHVHTPSSSLENQYRNDWEAYLSAIEAFGDEVAVMGATDYCTISGYEKLLAYRAQGRIANIEAVFPNIEFRITPETQKDKGVNIHLIVNPADAGHVDKIKHALGRLHFRYCGQNYSCSDQQLTELGIAVAGLSSPEKNLRDGINQFKPSFDVFEDWLRSETWLRNNVIVIASNSSGDGISGLRDNGLLAVRQNIYHLVDAIFSGNPQDCEYFQGRGSDSRADVISKYGKLLPCLHGSDAHGLTKIFRPDGDRFCWIKADPTFAGLKQVLYDHTRVRIQKTSPHTKTPYQYIKHVCFTDRSGHALFSDQPVNFSPDLNAIIGGKSSGKSLLLYHMACAINADEVSEKIRISGQAAYDDFSNLDVEVTWGNGEVSSLHGDDCRPVTYIPQLYINHLAERSGQLQLNQLVEEILYQNNNFKAFAVENTAQREATIRVIKTRIDYLTELRKKYSECGKEMEKYGTEKAVSDEIRRQEEKIAQLRKQASFTPDEEKQYMALRLRTDNLQSRRRAIEDLTDASRSLKESLYRHAGSTIQSLTDQLRLDIPLSENSSFLEKSLRQLEASLSAAVSDFIGRHEARFGCIPARLRRIDTESAAKKETLLPLSVKITDQETLKASMAALEKEREKLRQLQQLSERRRSILQEGNDTKNQLQTEYARLTDLYQAYVDELSKPEYHPEGEISVIARISFNAEKFDRFTGCFDRRGNINLLLGDLASPKGGYTFSADSHADTIAGIYDRYRSGGVAPALRKGIEDSDILSYLYDDCYLIDFSVRYRNDDIVQMSPGKRGLVLLNLILHLSNSRHPILIDQPEDNLDNRTIYSQLNDFVRLRKADRQIIMVTHNANLVVGTDAECVIVSNQSGQRSGIENSEFRFEYYTGSLECSFTSQDDSGRLHTRGIREHVCEILEGGIQAFKERERKYGL from the coding sequence GTGAAGCTATTCCCGAATGGCTCTGAATGGCGTAAATGGGATCTGCATGTTCATACCCCTTCGTCATCACTTGAGAATCAGTATCGGAATGACTGGGAAGCTTATCTTTCTGCAATTGAAGCGTTTGGCGACGAGGTCGCTGTCATGGGGGCGACCGACTACTGCACTATCTCCGGGTATGAGAAGCTGCTCGCATACCGTGCACAGGGCCGGATAGCCAACATTGAGGCCGTTTTTCCTAATATAGAATTTCGCATCACACCTGAAACGCAAAAAGATAAGGGTGTGAATATTCATCTTATTGTCAATCCGGCGGATGCCGGTCACGTTGACAAAATAAAACACGCGCTGGGCCGGCTTCACTTCCGTTACTGCGGGCAGAACTATTCCTGCAGCGATCAGCAGCTGACTGAACTGGGGATTGCGGTAGCAGGGTTGTCCTCTCCCGAGAAAAATCTGCGCGACGGCATTAACCAGTTCAAACCTTCTTTTGACGTCTTTGAAGACTGGCTGAGGAGTGAAACCTGGCTGCGGAACAACGTTATTGTCATTGCATCTAACAGCTCAGGAGACGGAATCTCCGGGCTCCGCGACAATGGTCTTCTTGCTGTCCGGCAGAACATCTATCACCTGGTTGATGCGATTTTTTCTGGTAACCCGCAGGATTGTGAGTACTTTCAGGGACGCGGCAGCGACAGCAGGGCTGACGTCATCAGTAAATACGGCAAGCTACTCCCCTGCCTTCACGGTTCGGATGCACATGGACTGACTAAAATTTTTCGTCCCGACGGGGATCGTTTTTGCTGGATTAAAGCCGATCCTACTTTTGCGGGATTAAAACAGGTACTGTACGATCACACTCGCGTCAGGATCCAGAAAACGTCCCCCCATACAAAAACGCCTTATCAATATATTAAACACGTCTGCTTTACGGATCGCAGTGGCCATGCACTTTTTTCAGACCAGCCTGTAAACTTCAGTCCCGACCTGAATGCAATCATAGGCGGGAAGTCTTCAGGCAAATCTCTGCTGCTTTACCACATGGCATGCGCCATTAACGCTGATGAGGTTAGCGAGAAAATCAGGATCTCAGGACAAGCCGCCTATGACGACTTTAGCAATCTCGATGTTGAAGTCACATGGGGAAACGGTGAAGTTAGTTCATTACATGGTGACGACTGTCGGCCTGTGACCTACATTCCGCAGCTCTATATCAATCACCTTGCCGAACGTAGCGGTCAGCTTCAGCTAAATCAGCTGGTCGAGGAAATTCTTTATCAGAATAATAATTTCAAGGCTTTCGCGGTTGAGAATACCGCACAGCGGGAAGCGACTATTCGGGTCATAAAAACCAGGATTGATTATCTTACCGAGCTGCGCAAAAAATACAGCGAATGCGGTAAGGAAATGGAGAAGTACGGCACGGAAAAGGCGGTAAGTGATGAAATCCGGCGGCAGGAGGAGAAGATAGCTCAACTGAGGAAGCAGGCATCGTTTACACCGGATGAAGAAAAGCAGTATATGGCACTCAGACTGCGCACGGACAACCTTCAATCCCGTCGGCGCGCGATAGAAGATCTTACTGATGCCAGCAGAAGCCTTAAAGAAAGCCTTTATCGGCATGCCGGTAGCACGATACAAAGCCTTACCGACCAACTCAGGCTGGATATTCCGCTCTCTGAGAATTCCTCTTTTTTGGAGAAAAGCCTTCGTCAGCTGGAGGCCAGTCTTTCAGCTGCTGTCAGTGACTTCATTGGTCGCCACGAGGCCCGTTTTGGCTGCATCCCCGCAAGGCTGAGGCGGATTGATACCGAAAGCGCAGCCAAAAAGGAAACGCTGCTTCCCCTGTCAGTAAAAATTACCGATCAGGAAACGCTCAAAGCATCCATGGCTGCGCTTGAAAAGGAAAGAGAAAAACTCAGACAGCTACAACAGCTCTCTGAACGCCGTCGGTCCATTTTACAGGAAGGTAATGATACAAAAAACCAGCTCCAGACCGAGTATGCGCGCCTTACTGACCTTTACCAGGCTTACGTGGACGAGCTAAGCAAGCCTGAATACCACCCTGAAGGCGAAATTAGCGTAATTGCTCGCATATCCTTCAATGCTGAGAAGTTTGATCGCTTCACCGGCTGCTTTGACCGGCGAGGGAACATAAACCTCCTGCTCGGCGATCTGGCCAGCCCGAAAGGCGGCTACACATTTTCCGCTGATAGCCATGCGGATACGATCGCAGGCATCTATGACCGCTACAGAAGCGGCGGGGTTGCTCCCGCTCTTCGTAAGGGCATTGAGGATTCCGATATTCTGAGTTATCTCTATGATGACTGCTACCTGATTGATTTTTCTGTCCGTTACCGCAACGACGATATCGTGCAGATGTCGCCAGGCAAACGGGGTCTGGTGCTGCTTAACCTGATCCTTCACCTGAGCAATTCGCGACACCCTATCCTTATTGATCAGCCTGAAGACAATCTCGATAACCGGACGATTTATTCCCAGCTCAATGATTTCGTCAGGCTGCGCAAGGCGGACCGGCAGATCATTATGGTGACGCACAATGCCAACCTCGTCGTGGGAACGGATGCTGAATGCGTGATCGTATCTAACCAGAGTGGGCAGCGCTCGGGCATTGAGAACAGTGAATTCCGGTTTGAATATTATACCGGCTCACTGGAATGCTCGTTCACTTCACAGGACGATTCCGGCCGTCTGCATACCCGGGGTATCAGAGAACACGTTTGTGAAATTCTGGAAGGCGGGATCCAGGCCTTTAAGGAAAGGGAACGCAAGTACGGCCTTTAG
- a CDS encoding Abi family protein codes for MTAQRYITTERLDIYKKNLKVKPSQVMAAYHWNKALAGALLPAMQCLEVTLRNALNTAIQSFPPAGAKGLWDTNANWVTSLPKYMGDTRINPAERYQRARTPRDRQDAAGYKVDRWGNRLLARTLSEENQVAMAKSQISKEGKKPTPDRIISGLTFGFWTTLLTDMYEDNQSDRLLWPALTSHVFPNAPAGFTRTDICKAFFQIKELRNRLSHHEAVWKFHQRDPVTGKTDYSKPVYGTQASCSLLRKHYDDILEMIGWMSPDRKANFLSHSGNLRFYALCSVDGLNSYIAPEKIKAQIKVSRGGKGISRLIRILEKNEFIRIVKEGQTVLTIGNDNSIAIL; via the coding sequence ATGACAGCACAACGCTACATAACGACAGAGAGGCTGGATATATATAAAAAGAATCTGAAGGTTAAACCCTCTCAGGTCATGGCTGCATATCACTGGAATAAGGCGTTGGCAGGGGCTCTACTCCCTGCCATGCAGTGCCTTGAAGTCACGCTCCGTAATGCGTTGAATACCGCTATACAGTCTTTCCCGCCTGCCGGGGCGAAAGGCCTGTGGGACACAAACGCAAACTGGGTTACCAGTCTCCCTAAATACATGGGGGATACCCGTATTAATCCGGCTGAACGTTACCAGCGAGCCAGGACGCCAAGAGATCGCCAGGATGCGGCAGGCTATAAAGTGGACAGATGGGGTAACAGGCTCCTGGCGCGAACATTGTCAGAAGAAAACCAGGTAGCCATGGCTAAGTCCCAGATTAGTAAGGAAGGTAAAAAACCAACGCCAGACCGGATTATCTCAGGTCTTACGTTTGGGTTCTGGACCACGTTGCTGACAGACATGTATGAAGATAACCAGAGCGATCGATTACTCTGGCCGGCCCTGACTTCGCATGTGTTCCCGAACGCCCCCGCAGGTTTTACTCGGACAGATATTTGTAAAGCGTTCTTTCAAATAAAAGAACTGAGAAACCGGCTGTCGCACCATGAAGCTGTGTGGAAATTTCACCAACGCGATCCCGTTACCGGGAAAACGGATTACTCCAAACCAGTATACGGTACGCAAGCCAGCTGCAGTCTTCTGAGGAAACACTATGATGACATTCTGGAAATGATAGGCTGGATGAGTCCCGACCGGAAGGCTAATTTCCTGAGTCATTCAGGAAATCTGCGTTTCTATGCCCTGTGCTCGGTGGACGGACTGAACAGCTACATCGCCCCGGAAAAAATTAAGGCGCAGATTAAGGTTTCACGGGGTGGTAAAGGTATCAGCAGGTTAATCAGGATCCTCGAAAAAAATGAGTTCATCCGGATTGTGAAGGAGGGTCAGACGGTACTTACCATCGGCAATGATAATTCCATCGCCATTCTCTAG
- a CDS encoding site-specific integrase: MTSLPTSFIPISNTSLPVAIDYPAALALRQMALVQDELPKYLLAPEVSALLHYVPDLHRKMLLATLWNTGARINEALALTRGDFSLAPPYPFVQLATLKQRAEKAARTAGRAPAGNQAHRLVPLSDHQYVSQLQMMVATLKIPLERRNKRTGRTEKARIWEITDRTVRTWIAEAAEAAAADGVTFSVPVTPHTFRHSYAMHMLYAGIPLKVLQSLMGHKSISSTEVYTKVFALDVAARHRVQFQMSAAEAVAMLKAKI; the protein is encoded by the coding sequence ATGACTTCACTTCCCACTAGTTTTATACCAATAAGCAACACATCATTACCTGTTGCCATCGACTACCCGGCCGCGCTGGCCCTGCGTCAGATGGCCCTTGTTCAGGATGAACTACCGAAATATCTGCTGGCGCCGGAAGTCAGCGCCCTGCTCCATTACGTGCCCGACCTTCACCGCAAGATGTTGCTGGCCACCCTCTGGAATACGGGCGCGCGTATTAACGAAGCGCTGGCACTGACAAGAGGGGATTTTTCGCTGGCACCGCCGTATCCGTTTGTGCAGCTGGCCACGCTCAAACAGCGTGCGGAAAAAGCGGCGAGAACGGCCGGGAGAGCGCCCGCCGGCAATCAGGCCCATCGTCTGGTTCCGCTATCCGATCACCAGTACGTTAGCCAGCTGCAGATGATGGTGGCCACGCTGAAAATTCCGCTTGAACGCCGAAATAAACGCACCGGCAGAACCGAAAAAGCGCGTATCTGGGAGATTACCGATCGCACCGTTCGTACCTGGATTGCTGAAGCAGCAGAAGCCGCGGCCGCCGACGGTGTGACATTCTCAGTACCGGTGACCCCCCATACGTTCCGTCACTCCTACGCGATGCACATGCTGTATGCCGGCATACCACTGAAGGTTTTGCAGAGCCTGATGGGCCACAAATCGATTAGCTCGACGGAGGTCTATACGAAGGTGTTTGCGCTCGATGTAGCGGCACGCCACCGCGTTCAGTTCCAGATGTCGGCGGCAGAGGCGGTGGCGATGCTGAAAGCAAAGATTTAG
- a CDS encoding Rpn family recombination-promoting nuclease/putative transposase, translated as MKKKTTTPHDATFRQFLTQPDIARDFMELYLPAELQAICDLKTLKLESGSFVEDDLRQYFSDVLYSLKTTAGDGYVHVLIEHQSSPDRHMAFRLIRYAVAGMQRHLEAGHKKLPLVIPVLFYTGKRSPYPYSTRWLDEFDDPALAGKLYSSAFPLVDVTVIPDDDIAGHRSMAALTLLQKHIHQRDLAELVDRLAPILLAGYLSSSQVISLVHYIVQAGETADAEAFVRELALRVPQHGDALMTIAQQLEQKGIEKGIQLGEQRGIEKGRNEGKLEGKLEVARTMLQNGIDRNTVMKMTGLTEDDLAQIRH; from the coding sequence ATGAAAAAGAAAACCACCACGCCCCACGATGCGACATTCCGGCAGTTTCTGACGCAACCAGATATTGCCCGGGATTTCATGGAGCTGTATCTGCCGGCAGAGCTGCAGGCCATCTGCGACCTCAAGACACTGAAGCTTGAATCCGGCTCGTTCGTTGAGGATGACCTCCGTCAGTATTTCAGCGACGTCCTCTACAGCCTGAAAACCACCGCCGGGGATGGCTACGTTCACGTACTCATTGAGCACCAGTCTTCACCGGACAGGCATATGGCGTTTCGCCTGATACGTTATGCGGTAGCCGGCATGCAGCGACATCTGGAGGCCGGGCATAAAAAACTGCCACTGGTGATACCGGTTCTGTTCTATACAGGTAAACGCAGCCCGTATCCGTACTCCACACGATGGCTGGATGAGTTTGACGATCCGGCGCTGGCAGGCAAACTCTACAGCAGCGCTTTTCCGCTGGTTGACGTGACCGTTATTCCGGACGACGACATCGCCGGTCACCGTAGTATGGCTGCCCTGACCTTACTGCAGAAACATATTCACCAGCGCGACCTCGCTGAACTGGTTGACCGCCTGGCGCCCATCTTACTGGCCGGCTATCTGTCTTCATCCCAGGTCATATCGCTGGTACACTATATAGTCCAGGCAGGCGAAACAGCCGACGCCGAAGCCTTTGTACGCGAACTGGCACTGCGTGTGCCGCAACACGGGGACGCACTTATGACCATCGCTCAACAGCTTGAACAGAAGGGCATCGAGAAGGGAATTCAGCTCGGTGAACAGCGTGGTATCGAAAAAGGCCGCAACGAAGGCAAACTGGAAGGCAAGCTGGAAGTTGCCCGTACCATGCTCCAGAACGGTATTGACCGCAATACCGTGATGAAAATGACCGGCCTGACGGAAGACGACCTGGCGCAGATCCGCCACTGA
- a CDS encoding IS3-like element ISKpn34 family transposase (programmed frameshift), with the protein MKKRFSDEQIICILREAEAGVSARELCRKHAISDATFYTWRKKYGGMEVPEVKRLKSLEEENARLKKLLAEAMLDKEALQVALGRKLLTTDQKREAVEVMCEAKGLSQRRACRLAGLSLSTCRYSAQRPAADAQLSLRITELALERRRFGYRRIWQLLRREGLCVNHKRVYRIYQLNGLSVKRRRRRKGLATERLPLLRPMAPNLTWSMDFVMDALATGRRIKCLTCVDDFTKECLTVTVAFGISGVQVTRILDSIALFRGYPAMIRTDQGPEFTCRALDQWAFEHGVELRLIQPGKPTQNGFIESFNGRFRDECLNEHWFSDIVHARKIINDWRLDYNECRPHSSLNYLTPAEFAAGWRNGKYEEKPTDITN; encoded by the exons ATGAAGAAGCGTTTTTCCGACGAACAGATCATATGTATTCTCCGCGAGGCCGAAGCCGGCGTTTCTGCCCGTGAGCTCTGCCGTAAGCACGCCATTTCCGACGCCACCTTTTACACATGGCGTAAGAAGTATGGCGGTATGGAGGTGCCTGAGGTTAAGCGCCTGAAGTCGCTTGAGGAAGAGAACGCCAGACTCAAGAAGCTGCTTGCTGAAGCCATGCTGGATAAGGAGGCGCTTCAGGTGGCTCTTGGGCGAAAGT TACTGACGACAGACCAGAAGCGGGAAGCCGTGGAAGTCATGTGCGAGGCTAAGGGTCTGTCGCAACGTCGTGCCTGCAGGCTGGCAGGTCTGTCCCTGTCAACCTGCCGATATTCGGCTCAGCGTCCGGCTGCTGACGCGCAGCTGTCTCTACGCATCACAGAGCTGGCACTTGAACGCCGCCGTTTTGGTTACCGGCGTATCTGGCAGCTTCTGCGACGTGAAGGTCTTTGCGTTAACCACAAGCGGGTTTACCGCATCTATCAACTTAATGGCCTGAGTGTAAAACGCAGACGACGTCGTAAAGGGCTGGCAACAGAACGTCTGCCGCTGCTCCGCCCGATGGCGCCCAATCTGACCTGGTCAATGGATTTCGTCATGGACGCACTGGCCACAGGTCGCAGGATCAAGTGCCTGACCTGCGTGGATGATTTCACAAAGGAATGCCTGACGGTCACTGTTGCCTTCGGGATTTCAGGCGTGCAGGTCACGCGTATTCTGGACAGCATTGCGCTGTTTCGCGGCTATCCGGCTATGATAAGAACCGATCAGGGCCCGGAGTTTACCTGCCGCGCACTCGATCAGTGGGCTTTTGAGCATGGTGTGGAGCTGCGACTTATCCAGCCCGGCAAGCCAACGCAGAACGGATTTATTGAGAGTTTTAACGGACGCTTTCGTGATGAATGCCTGAATGAGCACTGGTTCAGCGATATTGTTCACGCCAGGAAGATCATTAATGACTGGCGACTGGATTATAACGAGTGTCGACCACATTCATCACTGAATTACCTGACGCCGGCTGAATTTGCAGCGGGCTGGCGAAACGGGAAATATGAAGAAAAACCAACCGACATTACTAACTGA